The following is a genomic window from Niabella soli DSM 19437.
AGCTGGTTGACCTGCATAAGATCAAAACTGATCTGGAAACCAATCCGGCCACCATTGAAAAACTGGCCCGCGAAAAATACAAGATGAAACGGGATAATGAGGACATTTTCCTTACCGAAGACAACAATACCAAATTAAAACAGGCCGAATAGCCTGTTCATAAGGTACAGAAACCAACCAAAAGAACGTCATTTCGAGCGAAACGTAGTGGAGCCGAGAAATCTCAACTGATAATTATTTAAATAGAAGATTTCTCTGCTTCGTTACAACCGAAATGACGTTCTTTTTTTATTTGCCGTTAACACAGAATAACAAGAATTATGCGTTTGAATTATCTCCTGCTATTGATCCTGCTGCTGAACGCCTGCCATGGGGTACCCACATCAGTTAACGGGCATAATTTTATTCAAAAAACAGGGCGCACCGCGGAAAAAAAATGGACACTGGTATGGCAAGATAATTTCGACAAACAACACCTGGACACAACAAAATGGACGATGATCCCACCCGGTAAAGCCGATTGGGGAAAGCATATGAGCAATAACCCGTCCTGCTTTCGTTTCGATAACGGATATATCTATTTACGCGGGATCAATAACCCGGATACCACAACAGATCACCGCCCTTTTTTAACCGGCGGCATTTATACAAAAGGAAAGTTCGCTTTTCAATACGGCAAAATTGAAATAAGGGCTAAACTGGAGGGTGCTCGCGGTGCATGGCCGGCCATGTGGATGCTCGCTGAAAAAAACAAATACGGCGAATATCCCAAAAACGGAGAAATTGATATTATGGAGCACCTGAATTTTGATTCCATTGTTTATCAAACAACGCACTCCTATTACACGCTTAACCTGAAACAGGAAAATAATCCGCCGCACTCCGGAAGGGCAGCCATCAACAAAAACGACTTTAATATTTTTGGACTGAAATGGTTCCCCGATAAACTGGTGTTTACTGTAAATGGAACTGAAACCTTTACTTACCCGCGCGTAGCCGGCGTGGATCCCAGCCAGTGGCCTTACGATCAGCCTTTCTACATTATGATCGACCAGCAGCTCGGCGGCAATTGGGTGGGTAAAGTGGCGCCGGATCAGTTGCCCGTGCAAATGATAGTAGATTGGGTAAGGGTGTACCAGTAATGCAGAACGCATAACGCATAATGCAAAATGCTAAGGATTCCTTTGTTAGTGTTGCGTGTTGGCCATAGTGCGTAGCAGAAACACCAACAAACGAACCGCAGGTGTTTTCCCCACGCGTTACTACCGCGCTCAACACCTGCAGCGGCATAAAAAAAGAGCGCCGGTATTTTAGCTTTCAATAACAGTTCTTTATTTTTGACCAACAAGTTGAAATGCCTCAGCCGTATGTCCATTCATAGTCATTACTTGTATTGGATTTTCAAGCAGGATTTTAAACTCTTTCGTCAATTCTGAAATCCATTCTCTTGTATGATGTCTGAATGTTACGCCTTCTGACAGCTTAAAAACACCAAAATTGTCTTCATCATCATTAAAATATTGATACCTCTTAACTTCAGGAGAATTATTTTGCAGGTAGTAATCGCTTATGTAAATAATGCCCTCAGGTTTTAGCTTGGACCTAAGCAGTTTTAAAAGTTCCTTTTGCCCATTGTTAGAGGGGATGCAAGTCAATACTGCAAATAATAATATGCAGTCCACTGAATTGTTCCGAACAGGCAGATCCAGTGGGCTGGTAATATGAAAAAGAGACAGATTATTTTGCTGCCTGCCGCGACCCACTAATTCTTTTGAAGTATCATAACCAACTACATTTGTAAATCCAACATCTGAGAGTTCTTTTACTATTCGTCCGTAGCCGCACCCGAAATCAAGTATTTTGCTATCGGCGGATAAACGGGTGGTAAGAACTTCCTTGTTAAGTGGATGAGTAAATGTTTTCGCATAAGCAACTTTGTCCCAATATTCACTTTGATTGTCTATACTCATTTTCTAACAGATTGTATTTGGGCCGCCTTTGTTGGTGTTGCGCGCTGACCACAGCGCATAGCTAAAACACCAACAAACCGGCCGCCGGTTTTATCTATACGCCACTACTGCACTTTACACTGGCGGTGGCGCTAAACATTAACTAATTGCATTTATTTCTTGTATAAATACTTTTTAGGAATTTTCACTTTATTCGTTTCCAGCGTCCAAAGCAAATTTGCAATCCACCACCTGTTCTTAAAATAAACTAACTGATAGCTGTTAATACCTCTTGCTTCCTCATTTTTTGAATCCTTGCCATAAAAGCTTTGAAAAACATTTGCGATTCCATTAAACTCATCAACAACTTTTCCCGTTTCATACTCGACATAACCCTCCGTATAATAATCGTCATGCATCAATTCTATAAAATCATCAAGGCTAACTGTTTCGGTGGGCCGGTTCAGAGAATCTTTGCTATTTAAAATTGTAAATGTTGCAGTAGGTAAAAACAAATTTCGCAATGCTTTCCAGTTTCTTGTTTTTCCTCTTTCGCTCGATTGAAGTCGTAATACTTCCCCTACAATACCGTCAATAGATTTGACAGCATTTGTGTCCGCCAACATCACTTTCTGCGCTTTTAAACTTATTGACGAGCTGATAAGATAAAGAAGTATAAAAAACAATTTCATTACCTATATATTCAGCCTTTGTTGGTGTTGCGCGCTGACCACAGCGCGTAGCTAAAACACCAACAAACGGACCGCCGGTTTGTTATCCA
Proteins encoded in this region:
- a CDS encoding glycoside hydrolase family 16 protein gives rise to the protein MRLNYLLLLILLLNACHGVPTSVNGHNFIQKTGRTAEKKWTLVWQDNFDKQHLDTTKWTMIPPGKADWGKHMSNNPSCFRFDNGYIYLRGINNPDTTTDHRPFLTGGIYTKGKFAFQYGKIEIRAKLEGARGAWPAMWMLAEKNKYGEYPKNGEIDIMEHLNFDSIVYQTTHSYYTLNLKQENNPPHSGRAAINKNDFNIFGLKWFPDKLVFTVNGTETFTYPRVAGVDPSQWPYDQPFYIMIDQQLGGNWVGKVAPDQLPVQMIVDWVRVYQ
- a CDS encoding class I SAM-dependent methyltransferase; this translates as MSIDNQSEYWDKVAYAKTFTHPLNKEVLTTRLSADSKILDFGCGYGRIVKELSDVGFTNVVGYDTSKELVGRGRQQNNLSLFHITSPLDLPVRNNSVDCILLFAVLTCIPSNNGQKELLKLLRSKLKPEGIIYISDYYLQNNSPEVKRYQYFNDDEDNFGVFKLSEGVTFRHHTREWISELTKEFKILLENPIQVMTMNGHTAEAFQLVGQK